A region of Oceanicoccus sp. KOV_DT_Chl DNA encodes the following proteins:
- a CDS encoding DUF1971 domain-containing protein: MKTIPANVSAYKRTPEFNEHTIPAGLLNTHNTKEGVWGKIVILEGELRYTINEPETEIMILNSENPGTVEPAIRHQVEPLGSVRFYVEFYR, translated from the coding sequence TCCCGCCAACGTATCAGCCTATAAACGTACCCCAGAATTTAATGAGCACACCATACCCGCAGGGCTGCTCAACACCCATAACACCAAAGAGGGTGTGTGGGGTAAAATTGTTATTCTTGAAGGAGAGCTGCGCTACACTATTAACGAACCGGAAACTGAAATCATGATATTAAACAGCGAAAACCCAGGCACCGTGGAACCGGCCATACGCCATCAAGTCGAACCATTGGGTAGTGTACGTTTTTATGTGGAATTTTATCGCTAA